DNA from Brassica napus cultivar Da-Ae chromosome C4, Da-Ae, whole genome shotgun sequence:
TATGCCCAGACCTAGTAACTGGAATGCATTTTTTGGAACTAAAACTTCATGAATGTTTAACTCATGtgcattccaaaaaaaattcacttgTTACAATGAAAAAATGGAAtacatatttcattttattccATACAATTTCGGGTGCTAGGCTATTAAATTCCAGAAATAATAATTTCCATCATtccacgttttttttttatttgtcaccATTTACACCTAAGGGCATTTTCAgttctattctattttttactcctttttttttttgcagcattctattttttacttaaGTGAAACGGAACTAAGGGAATCAACACTTATGAATCCAACATGgaacgttgacaaaaaaaaaaaaaaatccaacatGGAACCAGATTTTATAAGTAATTCAAGCcgcatataaaatataattttgaattacTCGAACGTgtcgttccaaaaaaaaaaagaattactcGAACGTTCGAATAGAATTTCCtagattataataaaatatttactaaCAACAAACCCTTCTTTCAAAGCAAAAAATGAATTAACGAActttagataattaagttttcTTTAGCCTCCAAGtaacataaaaatatcttttatttgcTTATGTCCGTTACCTACGGACCAATCATGTGTCTTGCAACAAAGGGAAAAATATTCTTAAGAAAGGTATTAGGTGTGAATGTGATACTTAAACGATAATTGTTttctttggttttgatttaagaTACTAATACACCTTTATTATGATGATGTATGAATTTTAAGTAAAAGTATTTGGAAATTATCATAGTATTTATTAGTGTATCTTGTAgacaaaaaaatagtgtttcATATGCAAACCCGTgaatattataaaacatatcTCATCATAATTACGTAATAcaaccatcatcatcattattatAACTAGAAAATGTTTCAAATTATTAggtaatgcaaaaaaaaaacacagaattTTTTCTAGCCCAGTATTTAGGAATGGTTATAAGCTCTAATtcttaaaagaaaaagtaaTTTAGCTATTACAAGAATTTGTTAAACTCAGTACATTCCAATATTCCATACGCATATCACTAGTTACCAAAATCCACATTACATACAGTGACACGCATATCAATATTTATCATAGGTCCAGAGCGACAGAAGATTTAGCAGCAGGCGAACCTATTGATAGCAACAAGAGAGTGGTCGTCCCAACGCGATTGAGCAGAGGGTTAGCATATCTTTATCAAACCCGAGTGGAGCAACATCGCCTTTATCCGTACAAGATCAATTATGATTGGGTGGTATAAAACACGCTCTGTTACCCGCGCTCGACATTGGCAATAGACATATTTTCTGATGCACACACAGGAGGAAGAGCAAGGACCAAAGATATCGTGGTAATTGAGCATCTTTAACCATAACAACTCTATTGGGtacttaaacatttttttagtattaaatggatgttaaacatttttttaagcaacttttaatattttgatcTCCAATGGAAGTTACTTATTTTGGGatgcttaaaaaaaaaattattaaacattattttatataagattaaatctatttattatataaaacatatttaaacataacatttagaacattcattttaaaataaaaacataaaaacaaagattagtacAATAATCGacaataatttgaaagaaacataTTGTTGTCctcatcacgtccaaatttactccacaaatgttcaaccaaatcagctttcacTTGTTCATGCATTTGTCTATCACAaattctagttcgaacacccatcatattggcgatatttgaaGGGATCTGTTGAATAGTTGAGATCCACATTTGAACTTCCGTTGTCTTCTGCTTGTTGGAACTCGGAAAGATTAAATTGcgtgtatccatctcgttcgtcttcaactatcatattatggagtattatacatgatctcataatctttccaattttgactttatcccaaaaaagtgctGGATTTTTAACGATGGCAAaccgagcttgcaagactccaaaagcacgttcgacatcttttcggacagcttcctggtgttgagcaaataaaactgctttcggcccttgtggtagcgaaatagattggataaaagttgctcatttcggataaataccatcggtgagatagtaagccaagtGATACTCTCTTACATTGACAAAGTAAGtgacttgcggagcttgaccatttattatttcatcaaaaacaggtgagcgatcaagaacatttatatcatttaaggtacctggaggtccaaaaaacgcatgtcAAATCAagagatcatatgaagcaaccgcctctaaaacaattgttggtttacccgaaccaagagaatattgccctttccaagcggtgggacaattcttccactcccagtgcatacaatcgatgcttcctatcatcccgggaaatccacggtactctccaatatcaagtagacgttgaaggtCAGCCGgagttggtcttcttaggtactcatcgccAAATAATTGTATAATTCCTTCCACAAAATTCTCCAAACATGACCGACTTGTAGTTTCACCgagccggaggtattcgtcTACCGTATCCACCGCAGTACCATATGACAATATACGAATGGCTGCCGTACACTTTTGGAGTGCTGATAGCCCCAACCTTCCGATACCATCTGTCTTTTGGCGAAAAAAGTCAACTTCGgtggagagtcgatcaacaatgtGCATAAACAAcggcttgttcattcgaaaacgtCGCCGGAAGAAATTTTCAGGATACGTTGGattttcactgaaataatcattctaTAATCGAATGTGCccttcttcacgatttctttcgatataagctcgtttttttctttgtttccttgGTTCTTCTTCATGACCGATGGTTAAATTTGCTAaggtttgatcaaaatattgatcacaatattgatcaaaatattgatcaaaaaattgaTCATTTGATTCTTCGAAATTGTTTTGAGAAGACGATGCCATATTTATGATTGAAAAGGCTTTGAATTTGAGATGTGATTTGGTTTGGTTACGTGATTTGGATTTGAATTGGTTTGCTAAGACACGCTTTAGGAAGTGATTTGGGTTGGAAAGTGATTTGGTTTGGGAAGTGTTTTTGTTGGTAATAGAAGAGAAGATAtcgatgagagagagagagagagagagagagagagagagagagagagagagatagagagagagagagagagagtgagaaagCAGTTTCAATACTCTTGTTACAAATGGGTGAAACATTTATATAGACTACACAATGATACCAAAGCGTGTAGTCCATGACAGAAGCATACACAAGCATTCACAATCATTCAGTCTGTGACACAAGTTTACAAAAGACACGACTTCACACAAGTTTACAAAAGACAAGACTACACTAGAGTACAAAAGACACGACTAGACACAAGTATCCCAAAGCTTCTTCGCGCGTGACACAAGCATAATAGAGCTTCTTCGTCTCTGATTATTCCACTCCCATTGCTCCTGAAAGTAACAAGAATATGAAACATAAGAACATTAACAAGAAACACAAGAACAGAACAAGTACATGAACACAGAAACAAGAACATTCTCATTACTTAAACAGAACAAGTACATGAAACAGATAACAAACACATGACACCAGCATGAAACAGATAACAAACACATGACACCAGCATGAAACAGATAACAAACATATGACACTAGCAGAGAAGAGCTTCTTCTTTACACTAACTGGAGAACAACTCATTGATGAGTTTCTTTTTTAGCGTTTCTTCATAGTCAGGGAGTGGCTCTGTTCTAGCAAGTAGACGGTCAAGTAGACCTATCTTGGAGAGTTTTTCTCTCCTAGACAAATCCTCTTGCTTATACGACCAAACCCGCTCAAACTCCTCTCGCCCCTTCCCCTCTTCCATTGGCCTCTTACCACTACGCTTGGCAGCCTTAACACAAGGGGGCCGATCAACCGTTTCACCAGCCACCCCCTCAGTTGCGCGAGATGTTGAGGATTGAGCCCCGTCCtctccttttctcttttttgagGTTCTCTGTGTAGATAGATCACACCACTTCTGGTCATGGCGAAGCTCCTTCCACGCATGTTCCagagtgaattttttttttatagttgttCAAGAAGATAAGGTGAGCTTGTTTGAGAATATCATTCTCATTTTGGCCTGAAGTTTTCTGTCTTGCTGCGGCTTCATAAGATCCGCAGAACTTGGACACAAGATCATTGATCTTGTGCCACATATTCTTGCAGTGCAATGGCTCTCTTTTTTCCAGGCCTGCAAGCTTCGGACTAGCAGAAAAGTAGTCGGCTACTCTCTTCCAGAAGGCCCCAGACTTTTGCTCGGTCCCAACAACCGCATCTTTGCTGGTGTTAAGCCAAGCGCTGATGAGGACCTCATCATCTGTTTGCGACCAAGACCTGCGTTCTTTACGCTGCAGTGGACTGTCTTGCTCGAAGTTTGAATCTTCTGTGGCTTGCGTGCCAAATAAAGGAATGGGAGAAAATTCTAAACCTATGCCACTATCTTGTTGACTTTGGAGAAGATCaacaaaattcaaattcaaaaatggattagaatccatttttgaatatgtCTTACGTATTAGAAAAGAGAGATGGAAGATAAGAGAGATGGAAAATAAGATAGATAGATGGAAGAGATGAAGTTAAACGCATTCATTTAAATAGAGAATATATAGATAAACGCATTCATCACTCACACAACCAATATTCTAGCTAACCATCACTTCTATTTATCACACAACCATAACCTAGTtcactaaataaaaacattaactaTCTAACTCAACCGTAAAGCTTGCAATCAATTCATTAGAAGTAGACATTTACTTGTATTGCGAAGACCAAATGTACTCCTATGCTTTGAGCTTCCTTCGTCTTCTACCCTCGACCAAATTTACTCCGCAACACACATAAagtaatcaaaaataaaattagggaaactcttaaaaataaactttgCTTCATATCTGAAACAGACATAATCAAAAAGGATTTTGATCCACCCATCTTAATTGAAACAAACTTGCAACCAAAACATATCTAAACAGACAGAGTCAAAACATATCTAAACGACTTTATCGAAGAGAGGACATCAAATTTGATCCTACCATCTTAATTGAAACTAATCCAAGTTGAAACAAACTTACAAACAAATCTATTTTAATCCATCCATATTGTTTGAAACAAACTTGCAACCCAATCATGTTCGATGAAACCATCACCCGTTTCAGGACAAACCGCATCAAACAAATAAACGAGAAAGAAGGAAGCTTTACCTTCGCCGAACGCCACCTACGTCGCCGTCGAGGAGAGCTCTGTCGCCGTCGAGGTGAGCTCCGTCGCCACCGATACACCAAATCGACGAGACAGAACAAAGGCTTCGTCTCCACCGAGAGAGGGCTCCATCACCAGCAATACACTTAACCAACATATAACAAACACAAAATAGCCTATCAGAACAATAAGATTCAAAATCTAAACACATGCAAAATCGAAAAACACAAGAGACGCTTACCTTTCGATTTGAGGAGAGCCAGCGTCGCGAGAGTTCCGTCCCCGTCGAGGAGAACCACCATCGAGATCGTCGACGCCGAGCCACCGAGGGAGACGACGATAGCAGAGCCACCGAGACGATTACGATTCGCCTTTCGGGAGAGAGgattcgagagagagagagaaccaaGTTTGATTTGTTTCACGCGTAACCGAGGCTCCCCCCTCCCCTGTCTTGACACGTGCACACTAAGCGGCGTTGTTTCACGGGCTTAATTAAGcgccgtgttttttttttttttttttaaaaattaaaattaaccctAAGCAATGGCCTACGTACCTGCGATAATGGTGGTCTGATTTGTATTGCAGACATGGCTTTTGTACATGAGACATACAAAATCTTCTTTTAAAACGTATTATCCTTTTTCTTACTTTGTCATAAATCCAAATCATGTTAAAACTCCTGTAACGATAAAGATAAGAGAATATTTTACGAgtcaagtaaaataaaatatttattaatgcgtaatgttatttatatataaatacaccTCCACACAGACAGACATAATCTTAAAGTTACCAAAAGTGAATACACATGAGAACACTCCAatagtctcttcttcttcctcttgccTCCATCTGACAGAGTCTCTCTCTATATTTGCTTAATCTTTCTTCCCCTATCAAAAATGAAAATGCTGGGTTTGGTTTTATGTATTCTCACAATTCTTGCGGATTTAATAACAATTACTGAAGCAAAAATCCCAGGAGTTTACAATGGAGGTGGTTGGGAAACTGCTCATGCTACTTTCTATGGTGGCTCCGATGCTTCTGGCACCATGGGTATGTgtgtctctcttctctttttatttttcacattTTCTCATCATTGTAAACCTAAAGTTCCAATCTTTTGTTGCatccaatctttttttttgtaccaCATTGTTGAAATCTTTGAGGATGTTAACTTTTACACCAAATAATGGTTTCACACTTTCAACTTCAATACAAAACCCAACTTAAAGTTCCCatcttttttgttcatttatgcTAACAAAACCTATCACATTGTCTAATTATAACCTTACCATATATGTTAGAATCTGGGATATTGTAGATTCTTGATTTTTATCCTCAAAGCTTTCAACTTCAATATATGAACCAGGAGGTGCGTGTGGGTACGGTAACTTGTACAGCCAAGGCTAGGGTGAACACAGCGGCTTTAAGCACGGCTCTGTTCAACAACGGTTACAGTTGCGGCGCTTGTTTCGAGCTCAAATGCGCGAGTGATCCTAAGTGGTGTCACTCAGGTAGCCCTTCCATCTTCGTCACTGCAACCAACTTTTGCCCGCCGAACTTTGCTCAGCCCAGTGACAATGGCGGATGGTGCAACCCTCCTAGGCCTCAGTTCGACCTTGCTATGCCTATGTTCCTCAAGATTGCCGAGTATCGCGCCGGAATTGTCCCCGTCTCTTTCCGCCGGTaagaaaaatcaatttaaaGTGTTTATTTGAGTTGAACTCATCAGTTTAAGCTCAACAGGGTAGCTGAGAGTCTCTGAATGGCTTGAATTAAGACAAAATTATATTCACTTTTGGTAACTTTAAGATTATGTCTGTGTGTGTGGGTGTGAAACGTAATATTGTTTAAGTTTAGGGGTGCGGTTGAGAAGTTTTATGTCTTGATTCTGACCGATTGTGATTAGTATCGGCTGAATTAATAGTTTGGGGGCATTAAACAACATCTAGTAAATATATGGGTCCAGTTAAGAAGTCTGCGTCTAAAATTTCTGAGCGACTAGGTTTAATGGAGAACAATTAAAATTTGGGGGGGTATGAAACATAACAATTAATAAGTATGGGAACTCAATAAGGACGTTGAGAATTTGAAAAAGTAGgcttatttagttattttggcTCATCCTTCTGAACGACCAGAGGAATTCAATAATTAGTTAAGTACTTTGAGAATTTGGAAAGTAAGGTTATTTTGGCTGATCCTAAACTTAAATTTTCTAGAAGTATGAGTTTTAGGGAGTTTTATAAATCTTACTTTCTATATTAGGTTAATCTTTTAGTAATTAAAATTCGGGGTATGAAACGTAATATTATAGAAATACTATGGTTTGATTGAAAAGTCTTGTTCTTTGATTCTTGGCGCGAGTGGGTGTAGTAGCATTTATGTCGGGTTTCGTACGCGCCAATTTTACCAAATCTTACAAAGATCTTATTTTGTACAAAAGGACGACATTGTCCCTCCAACAGCTATCCTAGAGTATTACACAGCTATCTTATAATGAATGTGCATCTCTATAGTCAACACGCGTTTTGTAActtaattttatagaaaaccCTGAATGACGTAAATACCCTTTTCTTTTAATTACTACAGAGTGCCATGTCAGAAGATAGGAGGAATGAGGTTCACAATCAACGGTTTCCGTTACTTCAACTTGGTTCTGGTCACAAACGTTGCCGGCGCCGGAAACATAGTGCGGCTAAGCGTGAAAGGAACAAGAACTTCGTGGATGACCATGAGCCGAAACTGGGGGCAAAACTGGCAATCAAACTCTGTTTTAGTTGGTCAAGCACTTTCTTTTAGAGTCACAGGCAGCGACCGTCGAAGTTCCACGTCATGGAACATCACTCCCGCTCATTGGCAGTTTGGACAGACATTCATGGGAAAGAACTTCAGAGTCTAGAGGCGAATCATATACCAATATCCCCATTTATTAGTATTTTCTATGTatcttacaatactaaaaggaaaATAAGCTCAACACCTAAGGTGTCCACATCAGATTAAATAATCCACCAATCAAAATGCACTTATCTGCCATGTCATCAAAAATATAACCATGCGAAATAATATGGACTGTTATTTGATGTGGCCCAAGTTTCACGATCTCTCTGACTTATTCACTTGTCTTCATCGTCTCAAAGCCTAGAAACCCTATCGTCTATGTGTTTCACCGTTACTTTATAGTTAAGTCCAACCAGTTTCTTCTATCGATTTTCTCTTACACTCCTTTAATTTTAATACATATGATCGTTATGACTGCCCATGTCTCTCCTCCTATATAAAGACCTTTTCCGACCTCCAAGCTCATTCAACAACATC
Protein-coding regions in this window:
- the LOC125585844 gene encoding glutathione S-transferase T3-like — encoded protein: MDSNPFLNLNFVDLLQSQQDSGIGLEFSPIPLFGTQATEDSNFEQDSPLQRKERRSWSQTDDEVLISAWLNTSKDAVVGTEQKSGAFWKRVADYFSASPKLAGLEKREPLHCKNMWHKINDLVSKFCGSYEAAARQKTSGQNENDILKQAHLIFLNNYKKKIHSGTCVEGASP